In the Nocardia asteroides genome, CCCGGCTGCGCAGGCGGCTGCTGATCGTGGTGCGGCACATCGAGATCATCATCGACCTCAACTACGCCGGGCTGGTGGTCGCCACCCTCTTCTTCGCGCTCTCGGTGACGCCGTCGCTGGTGCCGCGCGACTGGCTGTTCCAGGGGCTCGTCTCCGGGATCAACGCCGCGCTCGGCTACGGCGTCGGCTGCGTGCTGGAGTGGCTGTTCCGGCTGTGGGTGTGGCCGCGGGTGCGCGGGCGGGTGCCGGAGCCGCCGACCTGGGTGCGGTACGCCGTGAAGTCGGCGGTGTTCCTCACGGCGGCGCTCGGCGCGGGCTTCATGCTGGTGCAGTCGGCGCGCTGGCAGCGCGAGATCAGCGCGCTGATGGGCATGGAGGGCACGCCGACCCCGGCCTACCTGCGCACCGGGCTGCTCAGCGTCGCCGTCGGGGTGGCGGTGGTCGCCGTCTACCGGACGGTGCGCGCCTTCGTGACCGTGCTGGCCAGGGAGCTGAACCGCTGGGTCCGGGTGCCGCGCGAGCTCGCGCCCGCGGTCGGGCTGCTCGTCCTGGTGATCGCGGTGGTCACCGTGTTCAACGGCGTCGCCAGCCGGGCCTTCTTCGCGCTGGCGAACGAGGCGTTCAAGGTGCGCAACGACGACACCTCGGCCTACGCCATCCAGCCGGTGCTGCCGGAGCGCTCGGGCAGCCCCGATTCGCTGGCCGAGTGGGACACCCTCGGCTTCGAGGGCCGCTGGTTCGTCTCGCACGGGCCGAGCCGGAGCCGGATCGCCGCCGTCACCGGGCGGCAGGCGGCGGAGCCGATCCGCGCCTACGTCGGGCTGGAGTCGCGCGCGGGCGACCGCACCCAGGCCGAGCTGGCCGTCGCCGAGCTGGAGCGCACCGGCGCCTTCGAGCGCAGGGTGCTCGTACTCATGACGACGACCGGCACCGGCTGGGTGAACTCCATGGCGGCGGGCGCCATCGAGTACATGTACGGCGGCGACAGCGCGATCGTCGCCACCCAGTACTCCTACCTGCCGAGCGTGCTCTCCTTCCTGGCCGACCGGAGCAAGGCGGCGAGCGCCGGGCGCGAGTTGTTCGACGCGGTGTACGAGCGCTGGTCGGCGCTGCCGCCGCAGGCGCGGCCCAAGCTGCTGGTCTACGGCGAGAGTCTGGGGTCGCAGGGGTCGGAGGAGGCATTCGACGGGCTGGCCGAGCTGCGCGCGCAGGTGGACGGGGCGCTCTGGGTCGGGCCGCCGAACTCGAACCGGCTGTGGAAGCAGTTCGTCACCCGGCGCGATCCCGGGTCGCGCGAGGTGCAGCCGGTGTACGCGGACGGGCTCGTCGTCCGGTTCGCGGCCGAGTGGGCGGATCTGGACCGGCCGGAGGCGGAGTGGCGGACGCCGCGCATCGCGTACCTGCAGCACGCCTCCGACCCTATCGTCTGGTGGTCGACGGACCTGATCTTCTCGCAGCCGGACTGGCTCTCCGAGCCGCGCGGCTCGGACGTCTCCGCACAGATGCGCTGGTACCCCTTCGTCACCTTCTGGCAGGTCGCCGCGGATCTCACCAATGCGCAGGGGGTCACCGACGGGCACGGCCACCGCTACGGTGACCTGGTGATCGACGGCTGGGCCGCCGTCGCCGCCCCGCCGGAGTGGAACCCGGAGCTGGCCGAGAACGTCCGGATCCAGCTGGAGGCGGCCGAGGATTTCGAGCGGGCCACCAAGTGAGGGGCGCGCCGCGGAGGGATCGCCACGGGGGCGCCGGCCCGGCTCGGCAGGATGCGGCGGCCCGGCGCGCGCACCCGGGTGTAGCGCGGGCGATCGTGCGGCCGTTCGCCGGGCGCACCGCGGCGAGCCGGGGCCGGGCGCTGCTCGCGGTGGCCGCGCCGCTCGTGTGGCACGACGCGGTACTGCCGCGGCTCGGGCTCGACATTCGCGGACGCACCGCCGCGAACGTCGCCTTCGCGACGGGGTACGCGCGGCTCTGCGCCGGACAACCCCGCTGGCGGGCGCCGGCCGGATGGCGCCGGGGATTCGGTGCCGCCGCTGCGGTCCTCGCCGGCTACGGCGCAGCCCTGACCTTCTCGCCGACTCGCCGGATCCTGGCCGGCACCCCGGACCGGGCGCCGGGTGTCTCCGTCGCCGAGTGGATCGGCGTGCACATCCCGCTCGGCACCGTCTACTCCGAGGAGCTGATCTTTCGCGGCACGCTCGACGGCATCGCGGGCACCCCGCTCACCGCCCTCGTCTTCGGCCTCTGGCACATCGCCCCCGCTCGCGCCGCGGGCGACCCGATCCTGCCCACCGTCGCCGCCACCACGGCGGCCGGGCTGGTCTTCGGCGCGCTGCGCCGGAGCAGCGGCAGCGCGACCGCCCCCGCCCTGCTGCACTACGCCCTGAACGCGGGCGGCGCCATCACCCCCCGGCTGGCCCGGTCGCGCGCGAAGCCCGCGACCGCCGCCGGGTAACCTCGCGACGTGCCAGGACGCTCCACCGTCGACCCGAACGAACTCCGCGCCGCCACCGCCGCGGTGCGCGACTGGCTGCTCGACGAGAGCACCCCCGCCCCGGCCCGCGCGCAGCTCGGCGCCGCCGTCCGCGCCACCGCCCGCACGCTGGCCCAGGCAACCCCCGGCCATTCGGTCGAGGTCAGGGTGCCGCCCTACGTCGCGGTGCAGTGCGTCGACGGCCCGCGGCACACCCGCGGCACCCCGCCGAACGTGGTCGAGACCGACCCGCGCACCTGGCTCCTGCTCGCCACCGGCCTGCTGACCTTCGCGGCGGCCACCGAGAGCGGCGCCGTCACCGCCTCCGGCAGCCGGGCCGCCGAGGTGGCGCACTGGCTGCCGGTCACCCGGCTGTAGCGGCGCCCCGGTTCAGCACGTTCTTCCGGTGCAGCCCCTTCTGGTCGTAGAACCGGGTCACCACCGCGCCGAAGACCAGCCCGATGCCGAGCCCGAGGATTGTCATCCAGACTCCGCGGGTGAGCCCGGCCGGGCCGCTCGCGTCGAAGTACAGGATCGCGCGGATGGCGAGGAACACCTGGTGCATCGGTTCGAAGGTGGCCAGCCAGGCGAAGTACGGCGGCGTCGCCTCGATCGGCACCGTCCCGCCGGAGGAGGGCAGCCCGAGCACGACGAAGAGGATCAGGTTGGCGAGCAGCCCGGCCGAGCCGATCGCCGCCAGCATGGAGATGCCGGTGATGCCGACCGCCGCGATGGCGAGCCAGCTGTAGAGGAAGAGCGCGAGCCCGTGGCTCAGCGGCAGGTCGAGCAGGTGCGCGGTGAGCAGGAAGACCCCGGAGACGATGGCCGCGGCGACCGCCATCACGCCCCACTTGAGCAGCACGGTCCGGAATCGGGTGATCGGGGTCGGCGGATAGTGCACATACCAGGGGCCGTACTCGGTGGGCACGAAGCCGAGCTGGGCATCGACCATGGTGTGGATGACCATCGCGCCGACCACGCCGGCGAGCAGCAGGAGCAGCGCGTAGAAGAAGGCCGTCAGCCCCTGGCCGGTGCCGTTCGGCAGCGGGTGGTACTGCTGCACCAGCACGTCGATCGGCTCGCGCAGCACCACCCGCGCGGCGCCGGTCAGCTCGGTCTTCTGCGCGCCCGGCGGGCTCGCCGCCAGCTGCGCGTTCACCTGGTCGGTGAGCTGCCGCCCGACCTGATCGTTCACCCGGACCAGCATCTCGTCGGCGATCCGGAGCACAACCTGGGTGCTGTAGGCGCCCGCGCGCGGGTTGGTCTCGATGGT is a window encoding:
- a CDS encoding alpha/beta hydrolase, which encodes MPATSPTLTRLRRRLLIVVRHIEIIIDLNYAGLVVATLFFALSVTPSLVPRDWLFQGLVSGINAALGYGVGCVLEWLFRLWVWPRVRGRVPEPPTWVRYAVKSAVFLTAALGAGFMLVQSARWQREISALMGMEGTPTPAYLRTGLLSVAVGVAVVAVYRTVRAFVTVLARELNRWVRVPRELAPAVGLLVLVIAVVTVFNGVASRAFFALANEAFKVRNDDTSAYAIQPVLPERSGSPDSLAEWDTLGFEGRWFVSHGPSRSRIAAVTGRQAAEPIRAYVGLESRAGDRTQAELAVAELERTGAFERRVLVLMTTTGTGWVNSMAAGAIEYMYGGDSAIVATQYSYLPSVLSFLADRSKAASAGRELFDAVYERWSALPPQARPKLLVYGESLGSQGSEEAFDGLAELRAQVDGALWVGPPNSNRLWKQFVTRRDPGSREVQPVYADGLVVRFAAEWADLDRPEAEWRTPRIAYLQHASDPIVWWSTDLIFSQPDWLSEPRGSDVSAQMRWYPFVTFWQVAADLTNAQGVTDGHGHRYGDLVIDGWAAVAAPPEWNPELAENVRIQLEAAEDFERATK
- a CDS encoding CPBP family intramembrane glutamic endopeptidase, with protein sequence MRPFAGRTAASRGRALLAVAAPLVWHDAVLPRLGLDIRGRTAANVAFATGYARLCAGQPRWRAPAGWRRGFGAAAAVLAGYGAALTFSPTRRILAGTPDRAPGVSVAEWIGVHIPLGTVYSEELIFRGTLDGIAGTPLTALVFGLWHIAPARAAGDPILPTVAATTAAGLVFGALRRSSGSATAPALLHYALNAGGAITPRLARSRAKPATAAG
- a CDS encoding sterol carrier family protein, translated to MPGRSTVDPNELRAATAAVRDWLLDESTPAPARAQLGAAVRATARTLAQATPGHSVEVRVPPYVAVQCVDGPRHTRGTPPNVVETDPRTWLLLATGLLTFAAATESGAVTASGSRAAEVAHWLPVTRL
- a CDS encoding YhgE/Pip domain-containing protein; translated protein: MTTPDQPGKPEDPAGSGNSADSVQVPATGGSTPRSLLGWARMTGAPVVVLTLLTALLGVMYLGYVADPEENLHDFPIALVNQDLGDVLDTGGGQQQVNFGRQVTDGIVAAIPTDKVELHVVGISEAERLLQTGQVYGAVVIPSDFSKSLGILGIGSVVPGDIQRPIVTIETNPRAGAYSTQVVLRIADEMLVRVNDQVGRQLTDQVNAQLAASPPGAQKTELTGAARVVLREPIDVLVQQYHPLPNGTGQGLTAFFYALLLLLAGVVGAMVIHTMVDAQLGFVPTEYGPWYVHYPPTPITRFRTVLLKWGVMAVAAAIVSGVFLLTAHLLDLPLSHGLALFLYSWLAIAAVGITGISMLAAIGSAGLLANLILFVVLGLPSSGGTVPIEATPPYFAWLATFEPMHQVFLAIRAILYFDASGPAGLTRGVWMTILGLGIGLVFGAVVTRFYDQKGLHRKNVLNRGAATAG